Genomic segment of Hydractinia symbiolongicarpus strain clone_291-10 chromosome 5, HSymV2.1, whole genome shotgun sequence:
ATAGGCCCTCCCCCTTTCATATTTGCAAATCTGACTCCCCTTACATTCTTTGCACTGACCCCTCCGCCTACCATGGGGCACTTTGTACGCTCCTTTGACGCCTTCGCTTTATCCAGGCAGCATATGCACATTTTTGTCCGTTGACCGTTGCGCTTGATCCTGAAATTTTCTAAAGATAAAGAGTGTTTACAGTTTGAACACTTACATTTTCCATCCATATTGATTTGTATTTGCCCCTTGGGACAAACACAAATTGTGGTCTACTAATATTCCACAGAATAAAACCGTATTTATTCCGGCTGTTTGCCCTTCTTGCATTCTTTGCAGCAAGCCCTCTGCTTTCCATGGGGGCCTATTTGACTGCCTTTACAGTCCTTACAATAGGCCCTCCTTTTCTCATGCCGGCATATATCTCTACCACCGCATCCTTTACATTGGCATCTCCTACCATGGGGGCATATCTGACTGCCCTTACACTCTTTGCAATAGGCCCCCACCCTACCATTGGAACACCTATTGCGTTCTCGTGACGCCTTCTTTTTATCCAGGCAGCATATACAACTTGTTGCCGTCCTTTCAATTTTCAACACCCTAAATTCATCTAGGACCAACACTTTTTTACAATTTGGGCTGCTCTTGGTTCCCTCCAAGTGTTTGCTCTTCTTGCATTCCTTGCAGCGATACCTCAATTTCTCATGTTCACATATCTGACTGCCCTTGCACTCCTTGCACTTGGCCCTCATCCTTAGATGTTTGCAAATCTGACTGCCCTTACAGTCTATGCAGCAAGCCCTCTGTCTCTCATGGGGACAAATCTGACTGCCCTTACATTCCTTACAATAGACCCTCACCCTTTCATGGTAGCATATTTGATTTCCCCCAAAGTCTTTACACTGCTCCATCCGCTTACCATGAGGGCATTTGTTTTTGGCACGCCGCTGTTTCTTTTTATCCAGGCATTTGATGCATGCCTTTGTAGCTTGGCCATTTTCCACACCCTAAATGCATCCAGGGCCTACACTTTTTTACAATTTGGGCATCTCTTGTTTTCTTCCAAATTGATTTGTATTTGCCTCTGAGGACAAACAAAAATTGTTGTCACTAATATTCCACATTGTGGAATCTACCATCAAGTACTTTGAGCTGGGCGTCTTGCAGGGGTAGACAAGGCATCTGAAATCACCGGTTCCGTCGGCCTTTTTTGACATGTGCAATGTTATTCCATCGCTCAGCCTTTGCAGGGGCCTTCCACTACCATGTAGCGGATTATCGTTGGATGCTCTGAAGTCGACAAAGAGCGTGTACCGTTCGTTAAAGAATGGCCAATCGTGACGTTTGAGTCGTGGCTACCGAAAATATTCACGATATGTTCGAGGTGATTCTTAGGGAGCATGGCATGAGAGTACA
This window contains:
- the LOC130646007 gene encoding uncharacterized protein LOC130646007; amino-acid sequence: MPCLPLQDAQLKVLDGRFHNGVENGQATKACIKCLDKKKQRRAKNKCPHGKRMEQCKDFGGNQICYHERVRVYCKECKGSQICPHERQRACCIDCKGSQICKHLRMRAKCKECKGSQICEHEKLRYRCKECKKSKHLEGTKSSPNCKKVLVLDEFRVLKIERTATSCICCLDKKKASRERNRCSNGRVGAYCKECKGSQICPHGRRCQCKGCGGRDICRHEKRRAYCKDCKGSQIGPHGKQRACCKECKKGKQPE